A region of Stigmatopora nigra isolate UIUO_SnigA chromosome 6, RoL_Snig_1.1, whole genome shotgun sequence DNA encodes the following proteins:
- the LOC144198533 gene encoding sodium channel and clathrin linker 1-like isoform X2 — protein sequence MTDVKLKMESDAEETDWFQRDLVEPNHPQMLPMTSGVDSSTAEKNENIYNYETQVQLFNQERMQVTELWQTAGLEMDELQEIYQKIATNEQNTNTTEQQLPANCNFSKTMTGHNKEMEDLQTQLKTTKSDLRTAMAKVDDLTHQLQTLQQQLNRQEDDKTGSWRREEGAQREIEQLQTTIRQQETRIKTTSLEAETALKDQTMWENTAGNLKARCAALEQEKYEGLEKVRECLQMAEEAALQKDEAQLRAKQLTQELQKTKKGFQQFIHNATLSSNKELTTMRQQYNNEMQHIAEELSRLQLDCVDKQSQIEKAKREKKALEEELTKVTKCKFEHGLGKIDALHQRCLKAERIREDLNISLQSTQSKLKKMEVEHNQELSLCQDEVEQLKSYLTAAREDSVGISYERLQLQQENVQFRKEMDELRKAFLLVQEKTKQKMTQMEQEYLMKEKSLKAKMTELEDTSRNSSADLMSLVTAQQKSIHRWKVEAPKMVHSFESKIKNLTHELKQHQHQSYEFQIQLTKNNNTNIEYERQFAEFKEKKSNLQDNPLKLRQLQ from the exons ATGACGGatgtaaaactaaaaatggaaaGTGATGCTGAGGAGACTGACTG GTTCCAGAGAGACCTGGTGGAGCCAAATCATCCACAGATGCTTCCTATGACTTCAGGAGTGGATAGTAGCACTgcggagaaaaatgaaaatatatataactatGAGACTCAAGTCCAACTTTTTAATCAG gaGCGGATGCAGGTTACAGAGTTGTGGCAAACAGCAGGGTTGGAGATGGACGAGTTGCAGGAGATTTACCAGAAAATTGccacaaatgaacaaaataccAACACGACAGAACAACAGCTACca GCAAACTGTAATTTCTCAAAAACAATGACAGGACACAACAAAGAGATGGAAGATTTACAAACCCAGCTCAA AACAACCAAAAGTGATCTGAGAACAGCCATGGCAAAGGTGGATGACTTGACCCATCAGCTCCAGACTCTTCAACAGCAGCTAAATAGACAG GAGGATGATAAAACGGGGTCCTGGAGGAGAGAGGAAGGAGCACAGAGAGAAATCGAACAGCTTCAGACAACTATCAGGCAACAGGAGACCAG AATAAAAACTACATCTCTAGAGGCAGAGACTGCGCTCAAAGATCAAACTATGTGGGAGAATACAGCAGGGAACCTAAAGGCCCGTTGTGCTGCTTTAGAGCAGGAGAAATATGAGGGTCTGGAGAAAGTGCGAGAATGTTTGCAGATGGCTGAGGAGGCAGCATTGCAAAAGGATGAG GCACAGTTAAGAGCAAAGCAATTGACTCAGGAGCTTCAGAAGACAAAGAAGGGTTTCCAACAGTTCATCCACAATGCTACACTTTCTTCCAATAAAGAG CTCACTACGATGCGTCAGCAATACAACAATGAAATGCAACATATAGCAGAGGAATTGTCTCGATTGCAACTG GATTGTGTGGACAAACAGTCTCAAATTGAGAAAGCTAAACGAGAGAAAAAAGCTTTGGAAGAGGAACTAACAAAG GTGACAAAATGCAAGTTTGAACATGGGCTTGGGAAAATTGATGCCCTTCACCAGAGGTGTCTAAAAGCAGAGCGTATAAGAGAAGATTTAAACATCAGTTTGCAAAGTACCCAAAGCAAACTAAAAAAGATGGAAGTGGA GCACAATCAGGAGTTGTCTCTATGCCAGGATGAAGTGGAGCAACTCAAGAGCTATTTGACTGCAGCAAGAGAAGACTCTGTCGGAATCAGCTATGAGCGACTTCAGTTGCAAcaggaaaatgttcaatttcGCAAAGAGATGGATGAGCTGCGCAAAGCTTTCTTGCTGGTCCAAGAAAAGACCAAACAAAAG aTGACACAGATGGAGCAAGAGTATTTAATGAAGGAGAAATCACTAAAAGCAAAGATGACTGAGCTAGAGGACACGAGTCGTAACTCAAGTGCCGATCTGATGAGCCTTGTCACTGCACAGCAGAAAAGCATCCACAGATGGAAAGTGGAAGCCCCAAAGATGGTTCATTCTTTTGAATCCAAAATTAAAAATCTAAC acacgAGCTGAAACAACACCAACACCAATCATATGAGTTTCAGATCCAgctcacaaaaaacaacaacacaaatattGAG TATGAGAGACAGTTTGCagagtttaaagaaaaaaagtcaaatctaCAAGACAACCCACTGAAGCTAAGACAACTACAGTAA
- the c6h4orf33 gene encoding UPF0462 protein C4orf33 homolog, translated as MSEGISQFLCNSTFDLNMQSEYEILYTWDSSPVNHDPIRIILSPGVEGLKMRVSAPFFNDPEAPTGQPRKPFPGLWDYEVVESFFLDSTTDNYLEVEVCPHGQHLILLLSGVRQPFQQQLPMVFNAAITGNRWAGEALLPWIYFPPNVNKMNSYAIHGSGEKRTYEALYPIPKNEIVKGQKPNFHALSYFGDFHIQSIMGDGWEKPGSDLWKGKP; from the exons ATG tcaGAGGGAATTTCACAGTTCTTATGCAATTCTACTTTCGACTTGAATATGCAATCTGAATATGAGATCCTATACACTTGGGACAGCAGTCCTGTGAATCATGACCCTATTAGGATCATCCTGTCTCCTGGTGTTGAAGGGCTAAAAATGAGGGTTTCCGCTCCATTCTTCAATGACCCAGAAGCCCCAACAGGACAACCTAGAAAGCCTTTCCCTGGGCTATGGGATTATGAAG TTGTGGAGTCCTTCTTTCTTGATAGTACCACAGACAATTACTTAGAAGTGGAGGTTTGCCC ACATGGTCAGCACTTAATATTACTTCTCTCTGGGGTTCGTCAACCATTCCAG CAACAACTGCCTATGGTTTTTAATGCAGCAATCACTGGCAACAGATGGGCTGGTGAGGCTCTACTTCCTTGGATATACTTTCCTCCCAATGTGAACAAGATGAACTCTTATGCTATTCACGGCTCTGGGGAAAAGCGCACATACGAAGCACTCTACCCAATCCCCAAAAATGAGATTGTCAAGGGACAAAAGCCAAATTT CCATGCCCTGTCGTATTTTGGTGATTTCCACAtacaaagcatcatgggggacgGCTGGGAGAAGCCAGGATCTGATCTATGGAAGGGGAAACCCTAA
- the LOC144198533 gene encoding sodium channel and clathrin linker 1-like isoform X1, protein MTDVKLKMESDAEETDWVLGMEHTPANYGHLAGDTLDWFNQASMHVFGIWEETQGSPGRTSKLHTGRFQRDLVEPNHPQMLPMTSGVDSSTAEKNENIYNYETQVQLFNQERMQVTELWQTAGLEMDELQEIYQKIATNEQNTNTTEQQLPANCNFSKTMTGHNKEMEDLQTQLKTTKSDLRTAMAKVDDLTHQLQTLQQQLNRQEDDKTGSWRREEGAQREIEQLQTTIRQQETRIKTTSLEAETALKDQTMWENTAGNLKARCAALEQEKYEGLEKVRECLQMAEEAALQKDEAQLRAKQLTQELQKTKKGFQQFIHNATLSSNKELTTMRQQYNNEMQHIAEELSRLQLDCVDKQSQIEKAKREKKALEEELTKVTKCKFEHGLGKIDALHQRCLKAERIREDLNISLQSTQSKLKKMEVEHNQELSLCQDEVEQLKSYLTAAREDSVGISYERLQLQQENVQFRKEMDELRKAFLLVQEKTKQKMTQMEQEYLMKEKSLKAKMTELEDTSRNSSADLMSLVTAQQKSIHRWKVEAPKMVHSFESKIKNLTHELKQHQHQSYEFQIQLTKNNNTNIEYERQFAEFKEKKSNLQDNPLKLRQLQ, encoded by the exons ATGACGGatgtaaaactaaaaatggaaaGTGATGCTGAGGAGACTGACTG GGTATTGGGTATGGAACAcaccccagccaactatgggcacctggcaggggacaccctggattggttcAACCaggctagcatgcatgtttttgggatatgggaggaaacccaaggaagcccagggagaactagcaaactccatacaggaag GTTCCAGAGAGACCTGGTGGAGCCAAATCATCCACAGATGCTTCCTATGACTTCAGGAGTGGATAGTAGCACTgcggagaaaaatgaaaatatatataactatGAGACTCAAGTCCAACTTTTTAATCAG gaGCGGATGCAGGTTACAGAGTTGTGGCAAACAGCAGGGTTGGAGATGGACGAGTTGCAGGAGATTTACCAGAAAATTGccacaaatgaacaaaataccAACACGACAGAACAACAGCTACca GCAAACTGTAATTTCTCAAAAACAATGACAGGACACAACAAAGAGATGGAAGATTTACAAACCCAGCTCAA AACAACCAAAAGTGATCTGAGAACAGCCATGGCAAAGGTGGATGACTTGACCCATCAGCTCCAGACTCTTCAACAGCAGCTAAATAGACAG GAGGATGATAAAACGGGGTCCTGGAGGAGAGAGGAAGGAGCACAGAGAGAAATCGAACAGCTTCAGACAACTATCAGGCAACAGGAGACCAG AATAAAAACTACATCTCTAGAGGCAGAGACTGCGCTCAAAGATCAAACTATGTGGGAGAATACAGCAGGGAACCTAAAGGCCCGTTGTGCTGCTTTAGAGCAGGAGAAATATGAGGGTCTGGAGAAAGTGCGAGAATGTTTGCAGATGGCTGAGGAGGCAGCATTGCAAAAGGATGAG GCACAGTTAAGAGCAAAGCAATTGACTCAGGAGCTTCAGAAGACAAAGAAGGGTTTCCAACAGTTCATCCACAATGCTACACTTTCTTCCAATAAAGAG CTCACTACGATGCGTCAGCAATACAACAATGAAATGCAACATATAGCAGAGGAATTGTCTCGATTGCAACTG GATTGTGTGGACAAACAGTCTCAAATTGAGAAAGCTAAACGAGAGAAAAAAGCTTTGGAAGAGGAACTAACAAAG GTGACAAAATGCAAGTTTGAACATGGGCTTGGGAAAATTGATGCCCTTCACCAGAGGTGTCTAAAAGCAGAGCGTATAAGAGAAGATTTAAACATCAGTTTGCAAAGTACCCAAAGCAAACTAAAAAAGATGGAAGTGGA GCACAATCAGGAGTTGTCTCTATGCCAGGATGAAGTGGAGCAACTCAAGAGCTATTTGACTGCAGCAAGAGAAGACTCTGTCGGAATCAGCTATGAGCGACTTCAGTTGCAAcaggaaaatgttcaatttcGCAAAGAGATGGATGAGCTGCGCAAAGCTTTCTTGCTGGTCCAAGAAAAGACCAAACAAAAG aTGACACAGATGGAGCAAGAGTATTTAATGAAGGAGAAATCACTAAAAGCAAAGATGACTGAGCTAGAGGACACGAGTCGTAACTCAAGTGCCGATCTGATGAGCCTTGTCACTGCACAGCAGAAAAGCATCCACAGATGGAAAGTGGAAGCCCCAAAGATGGTTCATTCTTTTGAATCCAAAATTAAAAATCTAAC acacgAGCTGAAACAACACCAACACCAATCATATGAGTTTCAGATCCAgctcacaaaaaacaacaacacaaatattGAG TATGAGAGACAGTTTGCagagtttaaagaaaaaaagtcaaatctaCAAGACAACCCACTGAAGCTAAGACAACTACAGTAA